The stretch of DNA GGGGCCGTCAAACTTTGGCTATTGAACCGAAAGTATGGTTGAGTTGGAACTTGGAAGACAACCAAAATCCTGCGAAGAGATCAGCCCACGAGCCCCGCAGGTTCAAACTCGAACACCGCATCCAACCGTCCGTGTGACTTCCATCAAACCAACGCCTCAGATGGTCTCTGGCGGCTCAGGAACGGAGTGCGGAGGGTTTCTCGTTCAGACGTTCTAGAAGATTCCCCGACCCCGGCGGCGCCACACCGTATATCACCGCCTCCTCCACCCTTCCTCTCCGGTCTCCAAAGGAAAGCGCTGCCCGTACTTCCCCGCTGCGGCGCTGCGAGCTTCCACCGGCCTCGACCTGCAGGTACGATCTGGCCCCTCcccccctcctcttcctccgcgCTCGTAGCCCCGGAAGGTTAGGTTTCAATTTTGTGGTTTTTTGCGGGTTTGGAGCCGTCGGCTAGGGCGGCGGTTTTGGGGTCGGCGGCTGGGATTCGTGGTGCTTTTGGCGAAAAGTTCATGGACGCTGTTCGTTTTGATTCGTGCGATTCTTAGTTTGGTTGCTCTTATGGTAGATTTATGGACGAATTCGTCGCCTTCCTTGAGCCGCCTAAGTGGATCTCGCTTTGTGCTGCAGGGGCTGTTTGTGATCTAGATCTGAAGCTGTAGTGGTGGGAGCTGAGGGTGAACCGAAGATGAGCGTGGTGGGCTTTGATCTTGGAAACGAGAGCTGCATTGTGGCCGTGGCCCGGCAGCGCGGGATCGACGTGGTGCTCAATGAGGAGTCCAAGCGCGAGACCCCCGCCATCGTCTGCTTCGGCGACAAGCAGCGCTTCATCGGCACCGCTGGCGCCGCGTCCTCCACCATGAACCCCAAGAACTCCATCTCGCAGATCAAGCGCCTGCTCGGCCGCAAGTTCTCCGATCCCGAGCTGCAGCGCGATCTCGCCTCTTTCCCATTCCGTGTGTCCGAGGGCCCTGATGGGTTTCCGCTTGTCCATGCACGGTATCTGGGCGAGGAGCAGGCGTTCACCCCCACACAGCTGCTTGCCATGGTTCTGTCCAATCTGAAGGGCATTGCTGAGGGTAACTTGAATGCTGCTGTTGTGGACTGCTGTATCGGTATCCCGGTGTACTTCAATGATCTGCAGCGCAGGGCTGTTCTTGATGCTGCCACTATTGCGGGTCTCCGTCCGTTGCGGTTGTTCCATGAGACGACAGCCACGGCATTGGCATATGGTATTTATAAAACTGATCTCCCGGAGAACGATCAGTTGAACGTCGCATTTGTTGATGTTGGTCATGCAAGCATGCAGGTCAGCATTGTCGGTTACAAGAAGGGACAACTCAAGATGTTGTCCCATACGTATGACCGGTCTCTTGGTGGGAGGGACTTTGATGAGGCCCTCTTTAAGCACTTTGCGGCCAAGTTCAAAGAGGAGTATAAGATCGATGTGTACCAAAATGCCCGGGCATGCCTTAGGTTGCGTGTAGCGTGCGAGAAGCTGAAGAAGGTGCTCAGTGCCAACCCTGAGGCTCCACTGAATATAGAGTGCTTGATGGACGAGAAAGATGTGCGGGGGTTCATTAAGAGGGAGGAGTTTGAACAGATTAGTGCCCCAGTGCTGGAACGCGTGAAAGGGCCTTTGGAAAAAGCCTTGGCTGAAGCTGGCTTGACGACAGAAAACGTGCACTTTGTTGAGGTTGTCGGATCTGGTTCTCGTGTTCCCGCCATAATCAAGATAATAACTGAATTCTTCGGGAAGGAACCTAGGAGGACAATGAATGCTAGTGAGTGTGTGGCCAGAGGTTGTGCTCTCCAATGTGCTATTCTCAGCCCCACTTTCAAAGTGCGGGAATTCCAGGTATTTAACTCACTATCTTTTACATTGTAATTCCTTTTTTGCTGTTATTTATGTTTTTTGTATTGTAAAAGGTAGCTCTTGACTTTATATCTTTTGTTAGAGGCATGGATACCTTCGTTTGTTTTGATTGCACCTTCATCTTTAAATATGTGTAATATTTGTCTATTTGTTTATTATGCATCTTATTTTACTTGACCACTACATTTTGCATGTTGGTTTTTATAATATTTAATTTAATGTCTATAATTTTGTTGTATGCTTATGATATTGTTCTCATTTTGTTATTTTCACCAGCACTGCTAACACAGCTCAATGCATGTTCACTAGTTACGCTTGGTGAATCATCTTCCTTGACTTATGTAGTTACGTATTGTATAATAGATGCTTGATTCTTAGATAACTGTTATATTCTTGTCCTGAATTCTTTTTTGAGTGAATGCTCAATTTATTACATGTTATTTGCCCCTTTTGCCTTTATACATCTTGTGTAACGATGCTTCATTTTTTGCAGGTTAATGATGGGTTTCCTTTCTCAATTGCTTTGTCATGGAAGCCAGATGCCCAGAACAATGAAATTCAACATACAATTGTATTCCCAAAGGGGAATGCCATCCCTAGCACCAAAGCTATGACCTTTTATCGAGCCAATACATTCGCAGTTGATGTTGTGAATGTTGACACAAATGATGCACAAATTGAGCCAAAAATTAGCACTTACACGGTAAGCTGCCCAAGCCAGTATGCTTTTCAGTAAGTTTGCATTTTGAGGGTATAGCTGGGCATAATTCAATCTGGTCGCAGAACAGtttatttttctgattttctaTCATATTCTTGCAGATTGGCCCTTTCCAGTCCAGCAATGGTGAAAAGGCAAAACTGAAACTGAAAGTCCGTCTCAACATACATGGGATAGTCACAGTTGAATCAGCAACGGTAATATGATCATGTATCGTTTGTCATCCAATGGAATAGCACGTAATGTCTTCTTTACGTTGTTGGTGTAATGTTCTTCGTGTTTGGATGCAGatgctggaggaagaggaagtaGAAGTTCCAGTATCAGCTACTAATGAGGCTCAGAAGGAAGCTACTAAGATGGACACAGATGACACACCAAATGACCCTCCTTCTGGAACTGATGTGAATATGCAAGAGTCTAAAGGTGCTACGGACACTGCAGAGGGTGCTGAAAATGGAGCACCAACTTCTGAGGAAAAATCTGTTCCAATGGATACTGATGCTAAGGTATGGTTTTACCGTTTACAAAGTTTTGATTTAGTACATTGAGATGGTAAGATGGTCTAGAGTGGAATTAGTGTCGTGTGTTGCCTTGATATGACATTTCATCACCATATTAGTTTCCAACATGCCGTTTAATTCAAAAAAAAAGTTTCCAACATGGAAGTACTTTACTAATCATTTAATAACACCTTTTCTTCTAAAAAAAGTTGAGTTCCATAATGTGGTTCATGATTGTTGCAAATCATACTTAACAAgaacaatacaataaaattaAAATATATCCCTGTTCTGTTTTTGCACACTGGAACTTTTTGATTTTCCGTTTGTCAAAATGCGAGACTAATTAATGCCTTTGGAAATGACTTTTCTTGTTTTAGGTTGAGCCATCAAAAAAGAAAGTTAAGAAAACTAATATTCCAATATCTGAATTGGTCTATGGTGCCTTGGGGGCTGCTGAGTTGGATAAGGCTGTAGAGAAAGAGTACGAGATGGCCCTTCAAGACAGGGTAATGGAAGAAACCAAGGAGAAGAAGAATGCTGTGGAAGCTTATGTTTATGACATGCGTAACAAGGTATGTTGATTTGCATGTTCCAATATTCTCCTATAAAATTTGTGAATAGAGCCTGAATTTGTTTTTCTTCTATCCAGCTCTATGACAAGTACGGTGATTTTGTGACACCTGAGGACAAGGAAGGTTTGATTGCTAAGCTTCAGGAGGTTGAAGATTGGCTGTATGAAGATGGTGAGGATGAGACCAAGGGAGTCTATATCGCTAAACTGGAAGAACTTAAAAAGGTATGCCTAAAGTACACTGCATGTATTAAATGTAATCTATTGATACAATCTTTTTTTCCGATATTGAAGGTCTTAGATGAtggaagttttttttttctttttttcaattGTAGGTTGGTGATCCTATTGAGGCGCGCTTTAAGGAGTGGGAAATTAGAGATTCTGCTGTGAACCAACTGGTATACTGCATCAACAGCTTCAGAGAAGCTGCACTGTCTAATGACCAAAAGTTTGAACACATCGACATATCAGAAAAGCAAAAGGTAATAACTAATTCCAAATAGAGATAGTGTAATTGAGTTTGTTCCTTTTCATATTCCCATGATAGATTTGTTTTTTCTTCACAGCAATGTGCTACACGATATTTTAGTAGTACTTTGTCATTGGCTTGCATTTCCTGATATAGCTGTTTTCAGTTCCAACACACAAGGGTGTGTCTTTTCATTTTTGTATTAGTAGGCAGTTGCAATGCTTATGTGGTAAATGGTGGTACTGTTGTCAGCTACTAACCCTTATTTTCTTTTAGGTCATTAATGAGTGCTCAGAAGCAGAGACTTGGCTAGCAGAGAAAAAGCAGCAGCAGGATGCTCTGCCAAAGCATGCTAATCCTGTCCTCCTTGCTGCTGACCTTAAGAAGAAAGCTGAAACACTTGACAGGTTAGTATATGCCTATGTCCTCCCCTTTTCTGTGATTGGCGTACCCTAATGGTGCACATGGACGTGTAAGGAGAACCTTCTGAGAAGACTAATCCTTGAACCTTGCTTTACAGGTTCTGCAAACCAATCATGACAAAACCCAAGCCAGCTCCGAAGCCACAGACTCCGCCTCCAACTGAAACCCCAGCGCCTGAACCTCAAACACCGGAGCAGCAGCAACCACATGGTGAAAACGCTGCCGGTGAGCCAACCAGCGAGGAAGCTGCTGCTGAGCAGATGGATACAGACAAACCTGAGGGAGCCTCAGATGCCACGGCCTAGAGCTTTTTATCTTTGCGCAATCGACCTTGTTACCTTCTGTTTTGGTTGGTAGGGGGACCAACTAGGCGAGATGGTTGTTTGCCGCATTTCTTTGAGGATGTGTGTTGGGATGTTGAGTCATGAAAGATGTGTTCCTTTTCTTGACAAAGGAGGTGGTTGGATGGACGATGAAGGATAAGGGCAGTAAGGGGCATCTTTCTCAGGTTTTGGTGCCCCACGGGCTCCCTGTAATTGCCATTGATGATGGGTCTGTAAGACCATGACATTCCGAATTTTTCGTGTTTTTATTGTAAAGGGCTACTTCAAATTGTTGCTAGAATATCATTCTTCAATTTTTGTGCGTTTTTATGTTGGCCGTCTCCTCTTCTTGGTGAAGGTGATGTCCCGTTCTCTATGGACTGTTGAATCAAGTAGCTCCTTCGCATACAAGCTGGGCGCTCAATTGCCCAGAAGTACCGTGGCGAGACGACGTCCGAAGGAAATATATTTGTGCAGGCAAGTTGCTCCAGCGTTGATATCCGAACAGCTTGGCCCTACGCACTAAACTTGGCCGGAACCAGAAGAGGGGTTTTGACAGGCTCGAAATGCCCGATGAAATACAAATGGTGAGATGGGTGAAACAACAGCCAAGTCATCTATTCCtggaatgcaaatggtgaaatGGGTGAAAGATGGAGGAAAGAAACATGGAGTGTTGAGATCCGGAGTCCCGGACACAGTCACACTGTCCATCAGCATATGAAATGTTGAGATTGATCCGGACAATGGAAACAGAGCTGTCGATCAAAACCTGCCTGTTGCTTTGGGTGCCTTGGTCAGCCATGAACAAGGCTAACCAAAGACAAAGTAACAGCAGGAACAGTGACACAGTAGACTATGAACAGCTGAAGGAGCCAGCAGGCACTACTGAATGGTGCAGATCAAGATGGCAGGCTCCACCAAGCGAGACTCTGAAAGTTCAACGCTGACGGCCCCTTCCTCTCCAAGTAATCGGTCAAATCTTTAGCGTGATCATCCTTGTAGTCTGCTACTAAAGAATGCTGCAAGAAGACTAGTCACCAACTTTTCTGCACACATTCCGTTctaaaattttgaacaaaacatCACCAAAAGGTAGTTTTTTTTGGGTATCGAGTACGAGAAGAATAATCCGCTAGAGTTGTTATAAGAATCCCAGATTTTGGGATTGGAATATAATAAGAAAGTAACGAGATTAAAAACAACCTGAGCACAACAAGCACCAGTGGTCTAGTGGTAGAATAGTACCCTGCCACGGTACAGACCCGGGTTCGATTCCCGGCTGGTGCATTTTTACTTTATCCTCTTCTCTTCCTTTTTAACCCAGCCTCCTCTGCCACAGTGTGCCTGCCTCCTCTTCGTTCTTCACCTTGCTGATTGGAGAAGAGCATGAAGCTGAGTCGTAGCAAACCGTCCAGCCCTTGCGTCCCCGGCTTCCATCACAGGCCTCGCATGAAGCAGTGTACTGGCCTTGCGTTAACACACTCCCACAGGGAACCCCCACCGCGCGCACATCACGCCATTGTTGCCATTCTCCCTGTCTATCTATCATATCTGATATCCATGCCAACGCGCATGCGATCGAGCCTTGGTAGTAGCTAAGCCTGCCCTCGCATGCACACTCAGCCATGGGTGCCCTCCAGAGCTTCCTCCCCTCCTATCCCGAGCTCCTCCTGGCCGCGCTGTGCTTCCTCTCCCTCGCCGCCCTCCGCCTCTtggtgcgcgcgcggcggcagcgcgcgcCGGTGAGCTGGCCCGTGGTGGGCATGCTCCCCTTCGTGCTCGGCAACCTCGGCCGCCTCTTCGACGCCACCACCGACGCGCTCCGCGAGTGCGGGGGCACGTTCGTGTTCCGCGGGCCGTGGCTGGCGCGCGCGGACTTCCTGGTGACGTGCGACCCGGCGGCGGTGCAGCACTGCCTGGCGTCCAACCACGGCGGCTATGACAAGGGCCGGGACTTCGCGGAGATGTTCGACGTCGTCGGCGACGGGCTGCTGGTCGCGGACGCCGCGTCGTGGGTGCGCCAGCGGCACGTGGCCGCCACCGTCTTCGGCAACCCCTCGTTCCGCTCCTTCGTGCTGTCCACCATGGCGCGGCAGACGGAGCGGCTGCTGGTGCCGTTCCTCGACCACGCCGCCTCCGCGGCCTCGCCGGACGGGTTCGAGATCGAGGACGTGTTCATGCGGTACTCGCTCGACGTGTCCTACGCCTCCGCCTTCGCCGCCGACCTGGACGCGCtgtccgtcgccgccgcctcggcgccGGTCCCGCTGGTCGGCCAGGCGACCAGGGTGGCCAGCGAGGCTGCGCTGTTCCGGCACATCGTTCCGGCCTGGTGGTGGAGGCTGATGAGGTGGCTCAACGTCGGCACCGAGAGGAGGCTGGCCGAGGCAAAGGCGGTCCTCGACGAGTTCGTCTACCGCGAGATCGCCAACCGCAAGTCCCAGTCCCTCGCCGTCGCCTCCGGAAGGCGAGGAGGAGGCAGCGACCTCCTGTCCCTGTATATGGCGTGGCCGAGGGACCCCGGCGTGACCGAACGGCAGCGGGACCAGTTCCTCCGCGACTCTGCCGTCGGTTACATGTTCGCAGCCAAGGACCTCATCGTCGCCGCGCTCACCTGGTTCTTCTACATCCTCTGCACACACCCGCACGTCGAGGCCAAGATCCTGCAAGAGATCAAGTCCCTGCGCCCCAGCACCACCGTCACGGctaccggcggcggcgagcacgcCGTGTTCGACTCCGACGCGCTCCAGCCCGCGTCCTACCTCCACGCCGCGGTCCTCGAGACGCTGCGGCTGTTCCCACCGGCGCCGTTCGAGGAGAAAGAGGCGGTTGGCGACGACGTGCTGCCGGACGGCACGAAGGTGGCCAAGGGCACCAGGGTCATCTTCTGCATCTACGCCATGGGCAggatagaggagatatggggcAGCGACTGCAACGAGTTCCGGCCGGAGCGGTGGCTGTCCGATGTTGGCAGAGTCCGGCACGAGCCGAGCCACAAGTTCGCCGTCTTCAACTGCGGCCCCAGGAGCTGCCTCGGCAAGAACCTGGGACTCAGCAACATCAAGATCGCCGCTGCGGCAATCTTATACAACTTTCAGGTGGAGCTTGTCGACGGCCATGCCGTCGAGCCGCAGGACTCAGTGGTGCTCCACACCAAGAACGGGATGAGGGTCAGGATCAAGAGAAGGAAGGCAGCGTGATGCATTGTGCTGCCACGTTGCATCTATTAAAATTCCaaacaagaaaagaaaaagaaaaaaaagaagtgaAGCGATAGAGAGAATAAAAAAAATGAAGCACAAATTCCAGATTGGTCTGCTTATGTAATTTCACCCTGATTGGATACACGGTCTGAGTTCCGGTCAGGCAAGTTATCGGTACAAAAAAGTTCACAAGTTTCATGAAGAGAAGGAATTTCTGAACATATCTTCAGGTATGCCCACAAGTTCAGTAATATGTAATGTACACTCACAGGTAATACATGACATTGCAGATAATGTATCATGCTAATATGCAGTCCATCAATAAATGGACCAAAGAATGTAAAGAATATTTTTGTCAGTAGTTCGTCTGCCAAAGCTTTGTAATAGATATCTTGTACCTATCATTCAGGTCAACTCGCACAGCTATTCAAGAACCGTTTGTTTACACAACATATCAGCAGAACAGCGAGGGTTATAATAGTTGCAGCTGTAAAGATGACTGCCTGCACACACCAAACCAGAGGATGTGTAAGAAACAAAAATATGTCCTTCCACATGCCTAAATTTGAAGTTCCCTTATAGCTTAAAGACAGTTACTCAGACAATACATGGTTGTTCTGAAACTAACCAGGACAGCAGAAGCAGCGAGTCCAGGCCGCTCCCGAGGGTCCCTATTGTAGTACTTGCAGCAATAAAGAAGAGCTGCAACGTACCAAATAATAGGGCACAAGAAACCTAAAAGAAAACTGCAATAATAATATGTTCAATACAGCATGCAAGCCTGAAAAAGAGAAATTGGAGCTATACACTGACTCACCAAGACCAGCCTATTCCACAGCCAAAACAGGGGAGTCGTCTATCAAACATTGACAATCGTGGATTTTCTTCATCTCCAAGTAGGGTGTACTTCCCAAGGCACGCCTGGCAACGACAAAATTCATCTGACCTTCCTGTGAAATTCAGAAGAGTTAATGGTTAATGCAAGATGGTTCCAAGTGAAGATATCTTTGAAATACTCTTCGTTATACAGTCTGACCACACTTATTTTGAAATGACAGTGAGACTTCTAATGTCTAACCAACATGTTAATAGATATTGTACCCAGAACATGAGGGTATGTAAGGTATAAAAAAGTTACCTCCCCTCATAAAAACAAGGCACAACACCCAGGCTGCAACAGTATTATAGCAGCCTGTCAGAGGAACATCCGATGACTTTGAAGCCTTTCAGCATTTGCAGATATCTCACTACTGTTGTAATGGCTTAATGAAAGTTGGTGCTAAGAGCTAGTCATTTCAAGTAGCAGCTGCACAGATCAGACATGAGAAATTAGCATGAAAAATCTGATGGTTAACCTGCCAAGAGCAAAATTTTGTAGGAGAAAATGCATTTCAACAAATTAATATTTTAGTTAACTCAGTGTACAGAAACCATGATGCCGAACTGTTTTTTCTCAATTCAAAATCAAGCAGTACAGAAATCTTGAAGTTCCTTTTACCCTGCTGTCAGTTGTTTATCTTTGGCTTGAACATATAAGCACAAAAAGTGTGGATATCTTTTGTGTATACTTCTGAATGGAGGCCATGTGATCTTTGTGTAACTATTTATTGATAGGTTGGTGTTTGCTGTAGGCTTAGGTGATCATTGGCTGTAACTGCAATGGAATTGGGGCATTTAGATTAAATGCCCTATCCTTTAGATTTAAAAGTGCCATCTTTTCTATGATGAATAATATATAATGGATTTACCATCATCATACGAAAAGTTAATAGGTCAAACTAGTATCCAAATGCATTAGCCTATGCAAGAGGTTAGGCAGAAAAAGAGAACAGAGAAGCTAGAGCGCTACACAAGATGCAGCTGTATCTGTTACAAGCTTATGCTTTACAAGGAATGTTAGATTGAAATCAACCTGAACTCAAGGCTCTGGTGCTACTCTAACTGAAGTACATCTAAGGAAGTGCGGCTTGCGGGATACACTGACAATTACTCAAGAACAGGAGCTGAACCCATTGTTCCAGATCCAAAGATTCCAAACAACATATGATGAACCACAACAGTGGTCCCAGACCTCAAATTTCAGAGCCAGTCAGCTTCCTTGCCCTTGCCACCGCATTCTAAGATTGCATAAACACCAAGTTGTGATCGTGGGCCGAAACCAGAGCAATCTCTTTCCACCCCCTTTAGCTCGAAAACGAAGAGCGAAAACAAGAGTAGCAACAGCCAGCCAGCCACAGATTCACTGTCCAAAGGCTCTATCGCAGCTACGGTCAGCAATACCGTCGAACATGCAGCGCTCACAAGTCAACGCCCCGCCCCAACGGGGGACAGAGAACCCATCGCCCCACACTACCCTAGCCTCCGGAACCGCGCGGTCCCCAGATGATTCAGCAGTAGCTGCATTCCCAGTCGGAAGTCTAGCAATGCTCCCGCCCAAGAGAACCAAGGAATCGGCCTCGATTCCGCCAAAGCAAGGGGAACCTTGATACCGCCGAAACTGCGCGATCGAAAAGGGGTCGGAGAAACTTACGGCGGTCGGGTCGAAGCTCATGCGAGGAAGGAGGCCATGGAGTTTCCTCTGCTTGCTTCGAGCTTCGGTTGGCCCGGGTGGGTGGAGAGGGACGCGGGGCGTGGGGAACGAGCTGGGCAAGTcgtggaggcggagaggtgGAGGGGGTGGTGCGCCGCCCGTCGGCCCGTGCCCCTTTGCCTGTCGGGTGGATTTTGGTTTCGGTACGTTACCGGGCGGGATGTCATGTGGCCACGTGAACGATCCAGATCTGAACCTTGGCCTCGCAAACAAAAAGGGATCTGAGAAGCTGCTTAGACCAGGGTAGCTGATGGAGATCAATTAATTTCTGAGGCCTAAATTTGAATATTAGTGTCAGTTTAGATGAACCATTCCCCATGCAGATAAAAGGAGATCGAGAGAGAAATAAACTAATTTCCTTTTCGATCGTCCCAGTTCCCTCCAATCCAACTAATTTTCACCTCCAATCGTTCCAATCCCCTTCGGTCTACGAGGAAATTGGATGTATCCAAACAAGCACTAACAGTTGGTTTAAACGAAAACACGTTTTCTATGCCGAGATAGAACTGTGGTTCAACTTGCACTGCCTTTATGGTCAAGAGTTCAAAATAAGACGGCCCTAGATAGTTTATCTTTGTCGTATGTTCTTGTGTTTGCCCCAGACGCGGTTGATGACGCTGTTTAGGCAGTCAGCTAGTTTAATGAtctagggcctgtttagatcggTGCGTAAAGGCAAaatttttttgcgtttacagcgtTTTTGTCTTTACGCATCTAAACGGACCGGCGTATTTTTTTGGCATTTGGACCCTGTAAACGGAAAATTTTTTTGCGAcggaatcttgccaatttgaagtactaaatgaagtctatttacaaaactttttgcacagatgggctgtaaatcgcgagacgaatctaatgatgctaattaatccatgattaagcaataattagcggatggttactgtagcatcactgttgcaaacatggattaagtaggctcattagattcgtctcgcgatttacagcccatccatgcaaaaagttttgtaaatagacttcatttagtacttcaaattggcaagatttCTTCAAAAATTCtgcgtttacggcttttttgcgtttacgccttttttgcgtttacagccgCTATTTTGCGTTTACACGTTTTTGCGTTTACATGGGATCTAAACAGGCCCCTAGAGGAAGTtaaagggaaaaaaaaggatGAATACCTTGACTATGGAGCTAAACACGACGCAACCTGTCAGTTCTATATCTATACCATGTTGGCATGTTCGTACTTCGAACACTAGGCGTAGCATTTATTTTCCGTCAACACTTCGGCTAGGTACATTAAAAAAAGATGCTGGATTGCACATTGGAAATACCTGTGTAGCCTTGTACTTGAGCGTGTCACTTCGTAGAAGAACAAAACCAGTTCAGTCGATTTGACTGCAATTTGCTAGTCATCGTGGAAAACTAGAAGCTGGAATCTTTGTGATCAAGCCGCTGATTTTGTTTATTATTTGTCAGTTGATATGGTTTTTCGAGAAGCACAAAGAAGAACTGCAAATAGGAGACCAAGAAACAGTGTATCAAGTCATGTGTGCTGCGCATGGTATTCAAACAACCAAatcctgcttcttcttcttctttttttaccTTAGGCCGTCGTTTCTGAACATAGTTTAATTTTGCCACTAGCTTTCATGCCACAGCTGGCATTATGAATGCAAAATATTCGATATTTCCTCAAGTAACATTGATGTATAATCGACGTTGTAGCTCATCGAATGTGGATTTTTTCTCTCTCGAATAGTTAGGTTTTTTTAGTAGGATTTCCTCGAGATAACCTTTTGCCGCTTCAGATTTGCACACAGTCTCTGGCTCTCtgtgtaacattccatgttaaaCCCTAGAAGGTTTAATTAACAAAAATCGTGGATTTCAAAATTTTTGTGTATGATCTTGATTTGAAGATGGTTGTTGGATTTTACTCGCTTAAAACTTTCCATTTTGCTATTTTAAACGTGTGGGATTTGAATTCGAATTggccaatcaaattcaaatccaaagcTTACCCTTTAAACAATCCTAGCGGGCCACCAGCCCACCACCCACGCGACCAGAGCCCATCTGCCCTTCCTTTTTCTCTTCCTTTCCCCGCGCCTGAACCGGCCCAACGCCTGGCCCAGCCCACCGTCGCGACCCTTCTCGCCTCCGCCACGTCTCCCTtcgcccggggcagctgacgggcgggccccacccgtcagctttccccttcctcccgacgCCCGCGACCCCGCTCCTACTCCCGGctcccgctcgcctccgccgcgtcgcccgccTCGCGACAGGATAGCAAAACGGCCGCTTTTTCCCCGCGCCCGCGCTCGCCTGCGTCACCCCCGCGCGCTCCTGTCTCCGCTCCATGACAGGGCAACGcaaccgccgcgcgcgccctttTTCCCGACAGCCCACGCCGCGAgcccgaaaccctaaccctagccgctcgcccgcgccgtgatgccgccacgcgtcccggcACGGACGCCCAAAAGCCCCGGCGCCGCGCATAAGAGCCCAGCCGCTCCCAAACCCTAACCACCCGAGCCCCGTTCCctttcaccgccgccgcacccgagagtgagagagagaaggaggaggaggaggaggagcgcccGAGGAGGACATCGCCGCCACGCCGGAGCGTCTTCACCAGGCCGGCGCCCCGATCGTCTACGTCGACGTTGCAGCTCATCCTGCACGGCATCGACCCACCTGCTCCGCCTCACCGCCGCGCCGACCGCTCT from Panicum hallii strain FIL2 chromosome 3, PHallii_v3.1, whole genome shotgun sequence encodes:
- the LOC112885856 gene encoding heat shock 70 kDa protein 15-like, translating into MSVVGFDLGNESCIVAVARQRGIDVVLNEESKRETPAIVCFGDKQRFIGTAGAASSTMNPKNSISQIKRLLGRKFSDPELQRDLASFPFRVSEGPDGFPLVHARYLGEEQAFTPTQLLAMVLSNLKGIAEGNLNAAVVDCCIGIPVYFNDLQRRAVLDAATIAGLRPLRLFHETTATALAYGIYKTDLPENDQLNVAFVDVGHASMQVSIVGYKKGQLKMLSHTYDRSLGGRDFDEALFKHFAAKFKEEYKIDVYQNARACLRLRVACEKLKKVLSANPEAPLNIECLMDEKDVRGFIKREEFEQISAPVLERVKGPLEKALAEAGLTTENVHFVEVVGSGSRVPAIIKIITEFFGKEPRRTMNASECVARGCALQCAILSPTFKVREFQVNDGFPFSIALSWKPDAQNNEIQHTIVFPKGNAIPSTKAMTFYRANTFAVDVVNVDTNDAQIEPKISTYTIGPFQSSNGEKAKLKLKVRLNIHGIVTVESATMLEEEEVEVPVSATNEAQKEATKMDTDDTPNDPPSGTDVNMQESKGATDTAEGAENGAPTSEEKSVPMDTDAKVEPSKKKVKKTNIPISELVYGALGAAELDKAVEKEYEMALQDRVMEETKEKKNAVEAYVYDMRNKLYDKYGDFVTPEDKEGLIAKLQEVEDWLYEDGEDETKGVYIAKLEELKKVGDPIEARFKEWEIRDSAVNQLVYCINSFREAALSNDQKFEHIDISEKQKVINECSEAETWLAEKKQQQDALPKHANPVLLAADLKKKAETLDRFCKPIMTKPKPAPKPQTPPPTETPAPEPQTPEQQQPHGENAAGEPTSEEAAAEQMDTDKPEGASDATA
- the LOC112887767 gene encoding noroxomaritidine synthase-like, with amino-acid sequence MGALQSFLPSYPELLLAALCFLSLAALRLLVRARRQRAPVSWPVVGMLPFVLGNLGRLFDATTDALRECGGTFVFRGPWLARADFLVTCDPAAVQHCLASNHGGYDKGRDFAEMFDVVGDGLLVADAASWVRQRHVAATVFGNPSFRSFVLSTMARQTERLLVPFLDHAASAASPDGFEIEDVFMRYSLDVSYASAFAADLDALSVAAASAPVPLVGQATRVASEAALFRHIVPAWWWRLMRWLNVGTERRLAEAKAVLDEFVYREIANRKSQSLAVASGRRGGGSDLLSLYMAWPRDPGVTERQRDQFLRDSAVGYMFAAKDLIVAALTWFFYILCTHPHVEAKILQEIKSLRPSTTVTATGGGEHAVFDSDALQPASYLHAAVLETLRLFPPAPFEEKEAVGDDVLPDGTKVAKGTRVIFCIYAMGRIEEIWGSDCNEFRPERWLSDVGRVRHEPSHKFAVFNCGPRSCLGKNLGLSNIKIAAAAILYNFQVELVDGHAVEPQDSVVLHTKNGMRVRIKRRKAA
- the LOC112886494 gene encoding 60S ribosomal protein L18a-like protein, which encodes MRGGRSDEFCRCQACLGKYTLLGDEENPRLSMFDRRLPCFGCGIGWSCFLLGFLCPIIWYVAALLYCCKYYNRDPRERPGLAASAVLAVIFTAATIITLAVLLICCVNKRFLNSCAS